From Jiangella mangrovi:
GCGCTGGCCCAGGAACGCTGGGAACTCGAGCACCTGCCCGGCGAGGAGCTGGCCGAGCTGGCCGGCATCTACGAGCAGAAGGGCCTCTCGCCGGAGCTGGCCGCCTTGGTCGCCCGCGAGCTGACCGCTGAGGACGCGCTGGCGGCACACGCCGAGGCCGAGCTCGGCATCGACGCCGACGAACAGACCAGCCCCTGGCAGGCGGCGATCTCGTCGTTCGTGGCGTTCGCCCTGGGCGCGGCGCTGCCACTGCTGGCCATCGTGCTGCCCCCGGCGACGGCGCGAGTGCCGGTGACCATGGTGACGGTCGTGGTCGCGCTGGCCCTGACGGGGTACGTGGGGGCACGGCTGGGTGGCGGACGGCGTTCGCGTGCGGCCGCCCGCGCGGTCGTCGTCGGGCTGCTCACCATGGCCGTGACCTACGCCGTCGGCTCCGCGGTCGGCGTGAGCGTGTCGTAGGTCGCGTTGACAACGGCACGAACGGTCGTGCTATTTTTGTCATCGTGACCAAGGGCGCCGAGACGAGACAGGCCATCCTCCGCAAGGGAGTCGAGACGGCCTATCGCGTCGGGCTGGGCGGGCTGACCATCGGGGCGCTCGCCGCCGACCTCGACATGTCGAAGAGCGGCCTGTTCGCCCACTTCCGGTCCAAGGAGCTGCTCCAGATCGAGGTCCTGCGCGAGGCGCGGACCGAGTTCGTCGACGCCGTCATGCGACCGGCCATCCAGGCGCCCCGGGGCGAGCCCCGCGTCCGCGAGCTGTTCGAGCGCTGGGTGGTGTGCGGCCGCACCCGCATGCCGGGTGGCTGCCTGTTCGTCAAGGCCTCCGCCGAGCTGGACGAGCAGGACGGCCCGGTGCGCGACCAGCTGGTCCGCGACCACACCGACCTCTACGACTCCTGCGCGCGCATGTTCGCCACCGGCATCGCCGAGGGCCACTTCCGCGAGGACGCCGATCCCATGCAGTTCGCCGCCGACCTCGACGGCATCATGCTCGGCTTCTACCACGCCCACCGCCT
This genomic window contains:
- a CDS encoding TetR family transcriptional regulator C-terminal domain-containing protein produces the protein MTKGAETRQAILRKGVETAYRVGLGGLTIGALAADLDMSKSGLFAHFRSKELLQIEVLREARTEFVDAVMRPAIQAPRGEPRVRELFERWVVCGRTRMPGGCLFVKASAELDEQDGPVRDQLVRDHTDLYDSCARMFATGIAEGHFREDADPMQFAADLDGIMLGFYHAHRLLEDAQAEARARYAFERLLADARVPVPAGT
- a CDS encoding VIT1/CCC1 transporter family protein; its protein translation is MGEATAPHDGEPHQHGRLAGRLNWLRAGILGANDGIISTAGIVVGVAGATTERDWLLLTGLAGLVAGAFSMAGGEYTSVSAQRDTERAALAQERWELEHLPGEELAELAGIYEQKGLSPELAALVARELTAEDALAAHAEAELGIDADEQTSPWQAAISSFVAFALGAALPLLAIVLPPATARVPVTMVTVVVALALTGYVGARLGGGRRSRAAARAVVVGLLTMAVTYAVGSAVGVSVS